The following proteins are encoded in a genomic region of Shinella zoogloeoides:
- the clpA gene encoding ATP-dependent Clp protease ATP-binding subunit ClpA → MPTFSASLEKALHQALTYANERHHEYATLEHLLLALIDDADAAAVMGACNVNLDVLRKTVTDYVDHDLANLVTGYEEDSKPTSGFQRVIQRAVIHVQSSGREEVTGANVLVAIFAERESHAAYFLQEQEMTRYDAVNFISHGIGKRPGSTEQRTVRGSEEADSEPKQQRGGNEQEESAKKQDALTAYCVNLNEKAKNGKIDPLIGRHAEVNRTIQVLCRRSKNNPLYVGDPGVGKTAIAEGLAKRIVEGKVPEALADATIFSLDMGTLLAGTRYRGDFEERLKQVVKELEEYPGAVLFIDEIHTVIGAGATSGGAMDASNLLKPALSSGAIRCIGSTTYKEYRQFFEKDRALVRRFQKIDVNEPTIDDTIEIMKGLKPYFEEYHKLRYSNEAIKTAVELSARYINDRKLPDKAIDVIDETGAAQMLLPAGKRRKLITEKEIEATIATMARIPPKTVSKDDEQVLANLEKELRSVVYGQDLAIEALASAIKLSRAGLREPNKPIGCYLFSGPTGVGKTEVAKQLASSLGVELLRFDMSEYMERHTVSRLLGAPPGYVGFDQGGLLTDGVDQHPHCVLLLDEIEKAHPDLYNILLQVMDHGSLTDHNGKKIDFRNVILIMTTNAGASDMAKAAIGFGSSKREGEDMEAINRLFTPEFRNRLDAIIPFGSLPTPVIHQVVQKFVMQLETQLAERNVTFDLQSEAIAWLAEKGYDEKMGARPLARVIQENIKKKLADEILFGKLKKGGVVRVSVGTKEDGSKGLILDAVPETAPIKPKAEIEEAAAKKAKPRKAKETVAAEAAPAKARSPKKATEAKATEPKDEPPRKSGTVPKVPRKK, encoded by the coding sequence GTGCCAACATTTTCTGCCAGCCTTGAAAAGGCCCTCCATCAGGCACTGACCTACGCGAACGAGCGCCATCACGAATATGCGACGCTCGAACACCTTCTGCTCGCGCTGATCGACGACGCCGATGCGGCCGCCGTGATGGGCGCCTGCAACGTCAATCTCGATGTCCTGCGCAAGACCGTCACCGACTATGTCGACCATGACCTCGCAAACCTCGTGACGGGCTACGAGGAGGATTCCAAGCCGACCTCCGGCTTCCAGCGCGTCATCCAGCGCGCGGTGATCCATGTCCAGTCGTCCGGCCGCGAGGAAGTGACCGGCGCCAATGTGCTCGTCGCGATCTTCGCCGAGCGCGAGAGCCATGCCGCCTATTTCCTGCAGGAGCAGGAGATGACGCGCTACGACGCCGTCAATTTCATCTCGCACGGCATCGGCAAGCGGCCCGGCTCCACCGAGCAGCGGACGGTCCGCGGCAGCGAGGAGGCCGACAGCGAGCCGAAGCAGCAGCGGGGTGGTAATGAGCAGGAGGAGTCCGCCAAGAAGCAGGACGCCCTCACGGCCTATTGCGTGAACCTCAACGAGAAGGCGAAGAACGGCAAGATCGACCCGCTGATCGGCCGTCATGCCGAGGTCAACCGCACGATCCAGGTGCTCTGCCGCCGCTCCAAGAACAACCCGCTCTATGTGGGCGATCCCGGCGTCGGCAAGACGGCCATCGCCGAGGGCCTCGCCAAGCGCATCGTCGAGGGCAAGGTGCCGGAAGCGCTGGCCGATGCCACGATCTTCTCGCTCGACATGGGCACGCTGCTTGCCGGCACGCGCTATCGCGGCGACTTCGAGGAGCGCCTGAAGCAGGTCGTCAAGGAACTCGAAGAGTATCCGGGCGCCGTGCTGTTCATCGATGAGATTCATACCGTCATCGGCGCAGGGGCAACCTCCGGCGGTGCGATGGATGCGTCGAACCTCCTGAAGCCCGCGCTCTCCTCCGGCGCGATCCGCTGCATCGGCTCGACGACCTACAAGGAATACCGCCAGTTCTTCGAGAAGGACCGGGCGCTCGTCCGCCGCTTCCAGAAGATCGACGTGAACGAGCCGACCATCGACGACACGATCGAGATCATGAAGGGCCTCAAGCCCTATTTCGAGGAATATCACAAGCTTCGCTATTCCAACGAGGCGATCAAGACGGCCGTCGAGCTTTCGGCGCGCTACATCAACGACCGCAAGCTGCCGGACAAGGCGATCGACGTGATCGACGAGACCGGCGCGGCCCAGATGCTGCTGCCCGCCGGAAAACGCCGCAAGCTGATCACCGAGAAGGAGATCGAGGCGACGATCGCCACCATGGCCCGCATTCCGCCGAAGACCGTCTCGAAGGACGACGAGCAGGTGCTCGCCAATCTCGAGAAGGAGCTGCGCTCGGTCGTCTACGGCCAGGACCTCGCCATCGAGGCGTTGGCCTCGGCAATCAAGCTGTCGCGTGCCGGCCTTCGCGAGCCGAACAAGCCGATCGGCTGCTACCTGTTCTCCGGCCCCACGGGCGTCGGCAAGACGGAAGTCGCCAAGCAGCTTGCAAGCTCGCTCGGCGTCGAGCTCCTGCGCTTCGACATGTCGGAATACATGGAGCGGCACACGGTCTCGCGCCTGCTCGGGGCACCTCCCGGCTATGTCGGCTTCGACCAGGGCGGCCTTTTGACCGACGGCGTCGACCAGCATCCGCATTGCGTGCTGCTGCTCGACGAGATCGAGAAGGCGCATCCGGACCTCTACAACATCCTGTTGCAGGTCATGGACCACGGCTCTCTGACCGATCATAACGGCAAGAAGATCGACTTCCGCAACGTCATCCTGATCATGACGACCAATGCGGGCGCATCGGACATGGCCAAGGCCGCCATCGGCTTCGGCTCGTCCAAGCGCGAGGGCGAGGACATGGAGGCGATCAACCGCCTGTTCACGCCGGAATTCCGCAACCGCCTCGATGCGATCATCCCGTTCGGCTCGCTGCCGACGCCGGTCATCCATCAGGTCGTGCAGAAGTTCGTCATGCAACTGGAAACCCAGCTTGCCGAGCGCAACGTCACCTTCGACCTTCAGTCCGAGGCGATAGCCTGGCTGGCAGAGAAGGGTTACGACGAGAAGATGGGCGCTCGTCCGCTGGCTCGCGTCATCCAGGAGAACATCAAGAAGAAGCTCGCCGACGAAATCCTCTTCGGCAAGCTCAAGAAGGGCGGCGTCGTCCGCGTCTCGGTCGGTACCAAGGAAGACGGCTCGAAGGGCCTGATCCTCGACGCCGTGCCGGAGACCGCGCCGATCAAGCCGAAGGCCGAGATCGAGGAGGCCGCAGCCAAGAAGGCGAAGCCGCGCAAGGCGAAGGAAACCGTCGCCGCCGAGGCAGCGCCGGCCAAAGCGCGGTCGCCGAAGAAGGCGACCGAGGCCAAGGCCACGGAGCCCAAGGACGAGCCGCCGCGCAAGTCCGGCACGGTTCCGAAGGTGCCGCGCAAGAAATAA
- a CDS encoding AzlC family ABC transporter permease, which produces MTAGAEPQSQMHWFLLGMRGLFSLPAIILMLSFVGFAAFTAEAKIPVGQVMFMTGIIWALPAKVILVGSMLSGAHIATAFIAVTLSSVRMMPMVASLVPEIRTSRTPTWLLLLVSHFVAITAWVFAMERVRDVPRAGRLAFFAGFGITLTTTNIVLVGLVYGAVSEFPPLVSGCLFFLTPVYFLTSIWISARHRVIYWALGIGLALGWLFAVIAPEYDILLAGIVGGTLAWWGERMLRRREAVR; this is translated from the coding sequence ATGACCGCCGGGGCAGAACCTCAATCCCAGATGCACTGGTTTCTTCTCGGCATGCGCGGCCTTTTCAGCCTGCCGGCCATCATCCTGATGCTCTCCTTCGTCGGCTTCGCCGCCTTCACGGCGGAGGCGAAGATCCCGGTCGGGCAGGTGATGTTCATGACGGGCATCATCTGGGCGCTGCCAGCCAAGGTCATCCTCGTCGGCTCGATGTTGTCGGGCGCGCATATCGCGACGGCCTTCATCGCCGTCACGCTCTCTTCCGTGCGGATGATGCCGATGGTGGCCTCGCTGGTGCCGGAGATCCGCACCAGTCGCACGCCGACCTGGCTTCTGCTGCTCGTTTCCCATTTCGTCGCCATCACGGCCTGGGTCTTTGCGATGGAAAGGGTGCGCGACGTGCCGCGCGCCGGCCGGCTCGCCTTCTTCGCCGGCTTCGGCATCACGCTGACCACCACCAATATCGTGCTCGTCGGCCTCGTCTATGGCGCCGTGTCGGAATTTCCTCCGCTCGTCTCCGGCTGCCTGTTCTTCCTGACGCCGGTCTATTTCCTCACCTCGATCTGGATTTCCGCACGCCATCGCGTGATCTACTGGGCGCTCGGCATCGGTCTTGCGCTCGGCTGGCTCTTCGCGGTGATTGCGCCGGAATATGACATCCTGCTTGCCGGCATCGTGGGCGGCACGCTGGCATGGTGGGGCGAGCGCATGTTGCGCCGGCGGGAGGCGGTCCGATGA
- a CDS encoding AzlD domain-containing protein has product MSFEGYWPYVYIAVAGWLATDFWRWAGVLVGNRIDERSELLNWVRAVATALVAAVIAKMIFFPTGTLTSSPLWLRLGAVAFGAAAFFFGGRFRQILGIAAAMAFLAAGLALLGA; this is encoded by the coding sequence ATGAGTTTCGAGGGATATTGGCCCTATGTCTACATCGCCGTCGCCGGCTGGCTCGCGACCGATTTCTGGCGCTGGGCCGGCGTTCTCGTCGGCAACCGCATCGACGAGCGTTCGGAGCTTTTGAACTGGGTGCGGGCGGTGGCGACGGCGCTGGTGGCGGCCGTCATCGCCAAGATGATCTTCTTTCCGACCGGCACGCTCACGAGCTCGCCGCTCTGGCTGCGGCTGGGCGCGGTGGCCTTCGGTGCGGCCGCATTTTTCTTCGGCGGCCGCTTCCGGCAGATCCTCGGCATCGCCGCGGCCATGGCCTTCCTGGCCGCGGGGCTCGCACTTCTCGGCGCCTGA
- a CDS encoding HIT family protein: protein MTAYDPNNIFAKILRGEIPSHRVYEDENAVAFMDVMPQANGHTLVIPKTPSRNILDADPQTLARLMPVVQKVAVAAKEAFEADGVTVIQFNEPAAGQTVYHLHFHVIPRIEGLPLKPHSGTMEDQGVLAANAEKLRNALT from the coding sequence ATGACCGCCTACGACCCCAACAATATCTTCGCGAAGATCCTGCGCGGCGAGATTCCCTCGCACCGCGTCTATGAGGACGAGAATGCCGTCGCCTTCATGGATGTCATGCCGCAGGCCAACGGCCACACGCTCGTCATCCCCAAGACGCCTTCGCGCAACATCCTCGATGCGGACCCGCAGACCCTCGCCCGCCTCATGCCGGTGGTGCAGAAGGTGGCGGTCGCCGCGAAGGAGGCATTCGAGGCGGATGGCGTGACGGTCATCCAGTTCAACGAGCCGGCCGCCGGCCAGACCGTCTATCACCTGCATTTCCACGTCATCCCGCGCATCGAGGGCCTGCCGCTCAAGCCCCATTCCGGCACGATGGAAGACCAGGGCGTGCTGGCCGCCAATGCGGAAAAGCTGCGCAACGCGCTGACGTGA
- a CDS encoding GNAT family N-acetyltransferase — MTEAVRIRVETSFADIPAEDWGRLAGASRGDAREPYNPFVSHAFLSSLEESGCAVAETGWLGQHLLLEGEDGALRGALPVYLKSHSQGEYVFDHGWADAFERAGGRYYPKLQASVPFTPATGPRLLHRTGEPVVETQAALAEGLKELTRRHGASSAHATFVPETEMPVFEAAGYLHRTDQQFHFINAGYGAYEGFLETLASRKRKALKKERRAALEHGIEIDWLTGSDLTEDIWDQFFAFYMDTGSRKWGRPYLNRRFYSLIGERMADDILLVMARREGRYIAGAINFIGGDTLFGRHWGCIEDHPFLHFEVCYHQAIDFAIEKRLTRVEAGAQGEHKLARGYLPVTTHSAHYIAHAGLRRAVADYLERERQDVEMMGDYLAEHGPFRRGENHDDTD, encoded by the coding sequence ATGACGGAGGCGGTGCGCATCCGTGTCGAAACGAGCTTCGCCGATATCCCGGCGGAGGACTGGGGGCGCCTTGCCGGCGCCTCTAGGGGCGATGCGCGCGAACCCTACAATCCCTTCGTCAGCCATGCCTTCCTGTCTTCACTGGAAGAATCGGGCTGCGCCGTCGCCGAGACCGGCTGGCTCGGCCAGCACCTGCTGCTGGAGGGCGAGGACGGCGCGCTGCGCGGCGCCCTGCCCGTCTATCTCAAGAGCCACAGCCAGGGCGAATATGTTTTCGACCACGGCTGGGCCGACGCCTTCGAGCGCGCCGGCGGGCGCTACTATCCGAAACTCCAGGCGTCCGTACCCTTCACGCCTGCGACCGGCCCTCGCCTGCTTCACCGCACGGGCGAACCCGTCGTGGAAACGCAGGCCGCACTTGCCGAAGGCCTGAAGGAACTGACCCGGCGGCACGGCGCCTCCTCCGCCCACGCGACCTTCGTGCCGGAGACGGAAATGCCGGTCTTCGAGGCTGCGGGCTATTTGCACCGCACCGACCAGCAGTTCCATTTCATCAATGCCGGCTACGGCGCCTATGAGGGTTTCCTCGAAACGCTCGCCTCCCGCAAGCGCAAGGCGCTGAAGAAGGAGCGCCGGGCGGCGCTGGAGCACGGCATCGAGATCGACTGGCTGACCGGCAGCGACCTGACCGAAGATATCTGGGACCAGTTCTTCGCCTTCTACATGGACACCGGCAGCCGCAAATGGGGCCGGCCCTATCTCAACCGCCGCTTCTACAGCCTGATCGGCGAGCGCATGGCGGACGACATCCTCCTCGTCATGGCACGGCGCGAGGGCCGCTACATCGCCGGCGCGATCAACTTCATCGGCGGCGACACGCTCTTCGGCCGCCACTGGGGCTGCATCGAGGATCATCCCTTCCTGCATTTCGAGGTCTGCTACCACCAGGCCATCGACTTCGCGATCGAGAAGCGGCTCACGCGCGTCGAGGCCGGGGCGCAGGGTGAGCACAAGCTGGCGCGCGGCTACCTGCCCGTCACCACCCATTCCGCCCATTACATCGCTCATGCCGGCCTTCGCCGCGCCGTTGCCGACTATCTCGAACGCGAGCGGCAAGATGTCGAGATGATGGGCGACTATCTTGCCGAACACGGCCCTTTCCGCCGTGGCGAAAACCACGACGACACCGACTGA
- a CDS encoding glycerophosphodiester phosphodiesterase produces MSKFNWLTERPIAHRGYHDLNRNVWENTLSAFARAADAGFSIECDLQYSADAIPVVFHDDNLKRLCGIDGDVRQRTAAELGLLTIGGTADRIPTLRQLLDLVKGRVPIVLELKGRKGDDDGFAMAVLDAIEDYEGPIALMSFDQWLLQDLKAIGTNRPVGLTAEGQRPENFAVHEEAMQLGLDFISYYYGHLPNAFISRQRDLGVKIITWTVHDDEARTITANNADQMTFEGFDPREPLTA; encoded by the coding sequence ATGTCCAAGTTCAACTGGCTGACCGAACGGCCCATCGCCCACCGCGGTTATCACGATCTCAACCGGAACGTCTGGGAAAACACGCTCTCGGCCTTCGCCCGCGCCGCCGATGCCGGCTTTTCCATCGAATGCGACCTGCAATATTCGGCCGATGCCATTCCAGTCGTCTTCCATGACGACAACCTCAAGCGCCTCTGCGGCATCGATGGCGACGTGCGCCAGCGCACCGCCGCCGAGCTCGGCCTGCTGACCATCGGCGGCACGGCGGATCGCATCCCGACGCTCCGCCAGCTCCTCGACCTTGTGAAGGGCCGCGTGCCCATCGTGCTGGAGCTGAAGGGCCGCAAGGGCGACGACGACGGCTTCGCCATGGCCGTGCTCGACGCCATCGAGGACTACGAAGGCCCCATCGCCCTGATGAGCTTCGACCAATGGCTGCTGCAGGACCTCAAAGCGATCGGCACCAACCGGCCCGTCGGCCTGACGGCGGAAGGCCAGCGCCCGGAGAATTTCGCCGTGCACGAGGAGGCAATGCAGCTCGGACTCGACTTCATCTCCTATTACTATGGCCACCTGCCGAACGCCTTCATCAGCCGCCAGCGCGACCTCGGCGTGAAGATCATCACCTGGACCGTGCACGACGACGAAGCGCGCACGATCACGGCCAACAACGCGGACCAGATGACCTTCGAGGGCTTCGATCCGCGCGAGCCGCTGACCGCCTGA